A genomic stretch from Pomacea canaliculata isolate SZHN2017 linkage group LG2, ASM307304v1, whole genome shotgun sequence includes:
- the LOC112556871 gene encoding uncharacterized protein LOC112556871 isoform X2 translates to MARKTKEVFVGLSNFQFGDYLGEPHYAAAAAHLPTWPKRGDFDVLLIHRCYGLVVCEVKAVGDNFKQLDLSQEEKDSIIRVKLAKAVSQLDRAEDMLSHVVSDLAPGLRIAKTIAVPNLTRLQVENALSGDDLIEDLRRCLGTTDSGSISGHLLCSDCLSDPETPCDISEDVLNEFKNWWQRRVAGPGADSHMTSDVYMTLVSRFCGPPTTVNVLCTAPPRRCVRTLGRAVSLTGECYTSQITLLPYQFDLINSAPPKVILAGPPGTGKSVVLQLMATVWLRRGSDVYIMSTCDSSRASCAMLHHLLEQTAKVTSDQLHLLHYDLSTAGQMEAAVNNLAQAALARKGRLHVIADEAGPDVIRFEMFCNKLVTRTTELHLWAASCYHGHAPASWQQKYFTKALRSPPVVVREVVSHWRKTRDPHVDVYTSSGLPVPADGPPVMRVFHGGENHAESIGACTRCGRKVAKILRSLNVGDLGRKSRGRSRPSSLEQRSLRSTPPAVQRRPGPVHR, encoded by the exons ATGGCGCGAAAGACCAAAGAGGTTTTTGTTGGCCTGAGCAATTTTCAGTTTGGTGATTACCTGGGAGAGCCTCATTACGCTGCTGCCGCTGCACATCTGCCTACCTGGCCAAAACGGGGGGACTTCGATGTTCTTCTCATTCATCGATGCTATGGGCTtgtcgtctgtgaggtgaaggctgtTGGCGACAACTTCAAACAACTGGACCTGTCACAGGAGGAAAAAGACAGTATAATTAGAGTGAAGCTTGCAAAAGCCGTTTCCCAGCTGGACAGGGCGGAGGACATGCTGTCACATGTGGTATCCGACCTCGCACCTGGCCTGCGCATTGCCAAGACGATTGCTGTTCCGAATCTCACAAGACTTCAGGTAGAAAATGCATTATCCGGCGACGACCTCATAGAG GACCTGCGCCgatgtctgggaacaacagattCTGGAAGCATTTCTGGCCACCTTCTTTGCTCTGATTGTCTCTCTGACCCCGAGACACCATGTGACATCAGTGAAGATGTGCTGAATGAATTCAAgaactggtggcagcgacgagTGGCTGGGCCTGGggctgacagtcacatgaccagtgACGTGTACATGACACTGGTGTCCAG gTTCTGTGGACCTCCAACAACCGTGAACGTGCTGTGTACAGCGCCCCCTCGTCGCTGTGTCAGGACTTTAGGTCGGGCCGTCTCCctgacaggagagtgctacacctCTCAGATAACCTTACTCCCATATCAGTTTGACCTTATCAACTCGGCGCCCCCAAAGGTCATCCTTGCCGGACCTCCAGGGACAGGAAAGTCTGTCGTGCTGCAGCTGATGGCGACAGTATGGTTGCGACGGGGCAGCGACGTGTACATCATGAGTACTTGCGACAGCAGCCGTGCATCGTGCGCCATGCTGCACCATCTCCTAGAGCAGACGGCAAAGGTCACATCAGACCAGCTTCACCTTCTGCACTATGACCTCTCGACGGCAGGACAAATGGAAGCCGCCGTGAACAACTTGGCGCAGGCAGCGCTGGCCAGGAAAGGGAGGTTACACGTCATAGCCGATGAAGCGGGACCAGACGT AATACGCTTTGAGATGTTCTGCAATAAGCTAGTAACTCGAACTACCGAGCTTCacctgtgggcggcaagttgttatcATGGACACGCGCCGGCAAGCTGGCAACAAAAGTATTTCACTAAAGCCCTCCGCTCTCCCCCGGTCGTCGTGAGGGAAGTGGTGAGTCACTGGCGCAAGACCAGGGATCCCCACGTCGACGTCTACACAAGCAGCGGGCTGCCTGTCCCTGCTGATGGACCACCCGTGATGAGGGTGTTTCACGGCGGTGAGAACCATGCCGAGTCGATCGGGGCCTGCACCAGGTGCGGTCGGAAGGTGGCCAAAATCCTCCGAAGTCTCAATGTGGGTGATCTGGGTAG GAAGTCCCGAGGTCGGAGCAGACCAAGTTCCCTCGAGCAGCGCAGTCTCCGATCCACCCCGCCTGCAGTACAGAGACGTCCTGGTCCTGTACACCGGTGA
- the LOC112555512 gene encoding uncharacterized protein LOC112555512 — protein MQRVFLCLQKLSEDTPVFFALSNLPFSRNLGEPCYAKAAHQYPVRSNIPKAAQQNSPQGNKLRGDFDFLLIHQNNGFTVCEVKAFGDNVNELKMSEQQINDNIRKKLTESVSQLDKADRVLSDMVSDIAPGLHITKTIAFPNLTSEQIKKAINGNEELARKLSQCLGVTDPTNIMDLILCADLLSDPKTPWNISSDLLEKLKGWWQRCVAGSGPDPLMTSDLYKKLVARLGGPAATVTVPCTSAPRMSIKTLGQAVSYTGECYGAQGEGFAQITLYPEQVKLINGEQPRVFLSGPPGTGKTVVLQLIAASWLRSGKDVQVMNSWKKSRAASCMMHLLLQKAVGKQTEAATQWGELHLVTQDLNSEEDVDKAVDVFTKAAKDGSLYVIADEAGPDNWDKDKDYFEQFCDKLRSKFPRLHLWAASCFHGSELISDEGWSEFALRRSLRCPPVVVREVIKTREIATDKTVIEYDDRGFQNHTDGPKIQHVYHKGHSGAVRDCLRCGQEVASFLCSLKRGDIEGAVPTATSPSSSGSSTPPPTPPILLNKDMLVLYPGEVNTKFDFVKGLAQCGIPVKVTTNDDDINDLATAHSDVVWVANEDDVRSLERKVVVCLQEEDISPCLHGISRCTSQLVIVSP, from the exons ATGCAAcgagtctttctctgtctccaaAAATTGTCCGAGGACACACCGGTGTTCTTTGCACTAAGCAATCTTCCATTCAGCAGGAACTTAGGAGAACCTTGCTATGCTAAAGCAGCTCACCAGTACCCAGTTCGCTCCAACATTCCAAAGGCTGCGCAGCAAAACTCGCCACAAG GTAACAAACTGCGAGGTGACtttgattttcttcttattcaccAAAACAATGGATTTACAGTTTGCGAAGTAAAAGCTTTTGGTGACAATGTGAACGAGCTGAAGATGTCGGAGCAGCAGATTAATGACAATATCAGAAAAAAGCTCACAGAATCCGTGTCACAGCTTGACAAGGCAGACAGAGTCCTGTCAGACATGGTGTCAGACATCGCACCTGGCCTGCACATCACCAAGACAATAGCCTTCCCTAACCTCACctctgaacaaataaaaaaggcCATCAATGGCAACGAAGAGCTAGCAAGG AAACTGAGTCAGTGTCTAGGAGTGACTGATCCCACCAACATTATGGATCTCATTCTCTGCGCCGACCTactgtctgaccccaagacaccaTGGAACATCAGCAGCGACTTGTTGGAGAAACTCAAGGGCTGGTGGCAACGATGTGTTGCTGGATCCGGGCCTGACCCTCTCATGACTTCAGACCTGTACAAAAAACTGGTAGCCAG GTTGGGTGGACCTGCGGCAACAGTGACAGTGCCCTGCACATCTGCCCCACGCATGTCTATCAAGACCCTAGGGCAGGCCGTGTCATACACAGGGGAGTGCTACGGTGCTCAAGGAGAGGGCTTTGCTCAGATAACTCTCTACCCAGAGCAAGTTAAGTTGATTAATGGTGAACAACCGAGGGTCTTCCTGTCCGGACCGCCGGGTACGGGTAAAACCGTGGTGCTGCAGCTGATTGCCGCAAGTTGGCTGCGCTCCGGAAAAGACGTGCAGGTCATGAACTCTTGGAAAAAGAGTCGCGCGGCGAGCTGCATGATGCATCTCCTACTCCAGAAGGCTGTCGGCAAGCAGACGGAGGCAGCGACCCAATGGGGTGAGCTCCACCTCGTCACGCAAGATCTTAATTCAGAGGAAGATGTGGACAAGGCTGTAGATGTCTTTACAAAGGCAGCGAAGGATGGATcattgtacgtcatcgctgatgaagcggGCCCTGATAACTG GGACAAGGACAAGGACTACTTTGAACAATTCTGTGACAAATTGAGAAGTAAGTTTCCTCGCCTTCATCTGTGGGctgcaagttgtttccatggaaGCGAGCTCATCTCTGACGAAGGCTGGAGTGAGTTCGCTTTGAGGAGGTCACTCCGCTGCCCGCCGGTTGTGGTGAGAGAGGTCATCAAGACCAGAGAGATCGCCACAGACAAGACGGTCATAGAGTATGACGATCGCGGTTTCCAAAATCACACGGACGGCCCAAAGATCCAGCACGTGTATCATAAAGGTCACTCAGGTGCTGTTCGTGACTGTTTGCGCTGTGGCCAGGAGGTGGCAAGTTTTTTGTGCAGCCTCAAAAGAGGAGATATAG AAGGAGCAGTTCCCACAGCCACCAGTCCGTCAAGCTCTGGTAGCTCGACACCGCCACCGACGCCCCCTATTCTGCTGAACAAAGATATGCTCGTACTGTACCCAGGGGAAGTCAACACAAAGTTTGATTTTGTGAAGGGGCTGGCACAATGTGGAATTCCAGTGAAGGTGACAACGAACGATGATGACATTAACGACCTGGCCACTGCTCACAGTGATGTGGTGTGGGTGGCCAATGAAGATGATGTCCGCAGTCTTGAGAGGaaagtcgtcgtgtgtctgCAGGAGGAGGACATCTCCCCGTGTCTTCACGGAATTTCCAGGTGTACCTCACAACTTGTAATTGTCTCACCTTAA
- the LOC112556871 gene encoding uncharacterized protein LOC112556871 isoform X1, with amino-acid sequence MARKTKEVFVGLSNFQFGDYLGEPHYAAAAAHLPTWPKRGDFDVLLIHRCYGLVVCEVKAVGDNFKQLDLSQEEKDSIIRVKLAKAVSQLDRAEDMLSHVVSDLAPGLRIAKTIAVPNLTRLQVENALSGDDLIEDLRRCLGTTDSGSISGHLLCSDCLSDPETPCDISEDVLNEFKNWWQRRVAGPGADSHMTSDVYMTLVSRFCGPPTTVNVLCTAPPRRCVRTLGRAVSLTGECYTSQITLLPYQFDLINSAPPKVILAGPPGTGKSVVLQLMATVWLRRGSDVYIMSTCDSSRASCAMLHHLLEQTAKVTSDQLHLLHYDLSTAGQMEAAVNNLAQAALARKGRLHVIADEAGPDVIRFEMFCNKLVTRTTELHLWAASCYHGHAPASWQQKYFTKALRSPPVVVREVVSHWRKTRDPHVDVYTSSGLPVPADGPPVMRVFHGGENHAESIGACTRCGRKVAKILRSLNVGDLGSPEVGADQVPSSSAVSDPPRLQYRDVLVLYTGDDGDYDGVLKGLSDGSVPLMVMMDGDIDDVAMARQDVVWAANGDRVRGLERKIIVCLGDDDFPLHIMSRCSSQLVVVSRWEQQNL; translated from the exons ATGGCGCGAAAGACCAAAGAGGTTTTTGTTGGCCTGAGCAATTTTCAGTTTGGTGATTACCTGGGAGAGCCTCATTACGCTGCTGCCGCTGCACATCTGCCTACCTGGCCAAAACGGGGGGACTTCGATGTTCTTCTCATTCATCGATGCTATGGGCTtgtcgtctgtgaggtgaaggctgtTGGCGACAACTTCAAACAACTGGACCTGTCACAGGAGGAAAAAGACAGTATAATTAGAGTGAAGCTTGCAAAAGCCGTTTCCCAGCTGGACAGGGCGGAGGACATGCTGTCACATGTGGTATCCGACCTCGCACCTGGCCTGCGCATTGCCAAGACGATTGCTGTTCCGAATCTCACAAGACTTCAGGTAGAAAATGCATTATCCGGCGACGACCTCATAGAG GACCTGCGCCgatgtctgggaacaacagattCTGGAAGCATTTCTGGCCACCTTCTTTGCTCTGATTGTCTCTCTGACCCCGAGACACCATGTGACATCAGTGAAGATGTGCTGAATGAATTCAAgaactggtggcagcgacgagTGGCTGGGCCTGGggctgacagtcacatgaccagtgACGTGTACATGACACTGGTGTCCAG gTTCTGTGGACCTCCAACAACCGTGAACGTGCTGTGTACAGCGCCCCCTCGTCGCTGTGTCAGGACTTTAGGTCGGGCCGTCTCCctgacaggagagtgctacacctCTCAGATAACCTTACTCCCATATCAGTTTGACCTTATCAACTCGGCGCCCCCAAAGGTCATCCTTGCCGGACCTCCAGGGACAGGAAAGTCTGTCGTGCTGCAGCTGATGGCGACAGTATGGTTGCGACGGGGCAGCGACGTGTACATCATGAGTACTTGCGACAGCAGCCGTGCATCGTGCGCCATGCTGCACCATCTCCTAGAGCAGACGGCAAAGGTCACATCAGACCAGCTTCACCTTCTGCACTATGACCTCTCGACGGCAGGACAAATGGAAGCCGCCGTGAACAACTTGGCGCAGGCAGCGCTGGCCAGGAAAGGGAGGTTACACGTCATAGCCGATGAAGCGGGACCAGACGT AATACGCTTTGAGATGTTCTGCAATAAGCTAGTAACTCGAACTACCGAGCTTCacctgtgggcggcaagttgttatcATGGACACGCGCCGGCAAGCTGGCAACAAAAGTATTTCACTAAAGCCCTCCGCTCTCCCCCGGTCGTCGTGAGGGAAGTGGTGAGTCACTGGCGCAAGACCAGGGATCCCCACGTCGACGTCTACACAAGCAGCGGGCTGCCTGTCCCTGCTGATGGACCACCCGTGATGAGGGTGTTTCACGGCGGTGAGAACCATGCCGAGTCGATCGGGGCCTGCACCAGGTGCGGTCGGAAGGTGGCCAAAATCCTCCGAAGTCTCAATGTGGGTGATCTGG GAAGTCCCGAGGTCGGAGCAGACCAAGTTCCCTCGAGCAGCGCAGTCTCCGATCCACCCCGCCTGCAGTACAGAGACGTCCTGGTCCTGTACACCGGTGACGATGGTGACTACGATGGCGTGTTGAAGGGACTGAGCGATGGCAGCGTTCcactgatggtgatgatggacGGTGACATCGATGACGTGGCCATGGCCAGACAGGACGTCGTGTGGGCGGCCAATGGTGACCGGGTGCGGggtctggagagaaaaatcATCGTGTGTCTTGGGGACGATGACTTCCCCCTGCACATTATGTCACGGTGTTCGTCACAACTCGTGGTCGTCTCCCGATGGGAGCAACAAAACCTTTAG